From a single Pseudomonas sp. A34-9 genomic region:
- a CDS encoding FAD-binding oxidoreductase, which translates to MTERCNSYYTATLNQDTDYPILQGRHSVDVVIIGGGFTGVATAVELAEKGLKVAIVESHKIGWGATGRNGGQVTGSLSGDGAMRKQMRPTLGDEVDDFIWHLRWRGHEIIQQRVEKYGIQCDLKHGHLHAAYKPSHMTDLRKDYEEAVRRGLGDEVSLLDRSQVRDLLQSDLYHGAIKNTRNMHLHPLNLCIGEARAAESLGALIFENSEVLEIIHGATPGVRTAHGQIDARQVMLAGDVYHKLEPGQLKGKIFPAMGGIVTTAPLGDLARQINPEDLAVYDCRFVLDYYRLTADGRLLFGGGANYSGKDSRDIAAELRPCIEQTFPALKGVQIDYQWSCAMGIVINRIPQLGKLSDNVWYCQGYSGHGIATTHIMGEIMSRAITGQMEQFDTFAACQHIRVPMGDLLGNPLLAAGMWYYQMLERLR; encoded by the coding sequence ATGACCGAACGCTGCAATTCCTATTACACCGCCACCCTCAACCAGGACACCGACTACCCGATCCTGCAAGGCCGGCACAGCGTCGACGTGGTGATCATCGGCGGCGGTTTCACTGGCGTCGCCACCGCCGTCGAACTCGCGGAAAAAGGCCTGAAAGTCGCCATCGTCGAAAGCCACAAGATCGGCTGGGGCGCCACCGGGCGCAATGGCGGCCAAGTCACCGGCAGCCTTTCCGGCGACGGCGCAATGCGCAAACAGATGCGCCCGACACTCGGCGATGAGGTCGATGACTTCATCTGGCACCTGCGTTGGCGTGGGCATGAAATCATCCAGCAACGGGTCGAGAAGTACGGCATTCAATGCGACCTAAAACACGGCCACTTGCACGCCGCGTACAAGCCCAGCCATATGACTGACTTGCGCAAGGATTATGAAGAAGCCGTACGGCGCGGATTAGGTGATGAAGTCAGTCTGCTCGACCGCAGCCAGGTGCGCGACCTGCTGCAAAGCGACCTCTACCACGGCGCGATCAAGAACACCCGCAACATGCATCTGCACCCGCTCAACCTGTGCATCGGTGAGGCGCGGGCGGCGGAAAGCCTGGGCGCACTGATCTTCGAAAACAGCGAAGTGCTGGAGATCATTCATGGCGCTACGCCGGGCGTGCGCACGGCTCACGGCCAGATCGACGCCAGGCAGGTGATGCTCGCCGGCGACGTCTATCACAAGCTCGAACCGGGTCAGCTCAAGGGCAAGATCTTCCCGGCCATGGGCGGTATCGTCACCACCGCGCCGCTGGGCGATCTGGCCAGACAGATCAACCCTGAAGACTTGGCGGTGTATGACTGCCGCTTCGTCCTCGACTACTACCGCCTCACCGCCGATGGCCGCCTGTTGTTCGGCGGCGGTGCCAACTACAGCGGCAAGGATTCACGGGACATCGCCGCCGAACTGCGCCCGTGCATAGAGCAAACCTTCCCGGCGCTCAAAGGTGTGCAGATCGATTACCAGTGGAGTTGCGCGATGGGCATCGTCATCAACCGCATCCCGCAACTGGGCAAGCTTTCGGACAACGTCTGGTATTGCCAGGGCTACTCGGGGCACGGCATCGCGACGACGCACATCATGGGCGAAATCATGAGCCGGGCGATCACCGGGCAAATGGAACAGTTCGATACCTTTGCCGCGTGCCAGCACATTCGCGTGCCGATGGGGGATTTGCTGGGTAACCCGCTGCTGGCTGCCGGGATGTGGTACTACCAGATGCTTGAGCGACTTCGCTGA
- a CDS encoding glutamine synthetase family protein yields the protein MKFAAIEDARLFLEQNPDIDMIELFILDANGVPRGKLLHREELLAVYASGRPLPSTILGLTVQGEDVENSGLVWDVGDIDCRAYPLEGSLVRLPWRQIPTAAVQVSMHPTEGMPASIADPRHLLIKVIDGLKAEGYYPVMACELEFYLLDAKRDHNGRPQPALDADGGRPRHTQVYGLRELEQIEPFLADLYSACKLHGIPARTAISEYAPGQVEITLEHGDALEAMDQAVRYKRLVKAVAHKHGMQATFMAKPFDNLAGTGMHMHVSLADGAGRNLFASENPAGTPLLRTAIGGMLASLLDSLLLFCPNANSYRRFQANSYAPLAPTWGVDNRTVSLRVPGGPANTRHIEHRICGADANPYLAAAAILAGIHRGIREDLDPGAPVEGNGYAQAKELLPTDWLTSLQALENSVWARDALGQEFLGVYLAVKRAEYRQFMAEVGEQDWRWYLTEA from the coding sequence ATGAAATTCGCAGCCATCGAAGACGCACGCCTGTTCCTTGAACAGAACCCCGATATCGACATGATCGAGCTGTTTATCCTCGACGCCAACGGCGTGCCGCGCGGCAAGCTGTTGCACCGCGAAGAATTGCTCGCCGTGTATGCAAGCGGTCGGCCGCTGCCGAGCACCATCCTGGGTTTGACCGTGCAAGGTGAAGACGTCGAAAACTCCGGTCTGGTCTGGGACGTCGGTGACATCGACTGCCGCGCCTATCCACTGGAAGGCAGCCTGGTGCGCCTGCCATGGCGCCAGATTCCGACCGCCGCCGTGCAGGTCAGCATGCACCCGACCGAGGGCATGCCGGCGAGCATCGCCGACCCCCGTCACTTGCTGATCAAGGTCATCGACGGCCTCAAAGCCGAGGGTTATTACCCGGTGATGGCCTGCGAACTGGAGTTCTACCTGCTCGACGCCAAACGCGATCACAACGGCCGACCGCAACCGGCACTGGACGCTGACGGTGGTCGACCGCGACACACGCAGGTTTACGGTTTGCGCGAGCTGGAACAGATTGAACCGTTCCTCGCCGACCTTTACAGCGCCTGTAAATTGCACGGCATTCCGGCGCGCACGGCGATCTCCGAATACGCGCCGGGCCAGGTCGAAATCACCCTTGAACACGGTGATGCGCTGGAGGCGATGGATCAGGCGGTGCGCTACAAACGTCTGGTCAAAGCCGTGGCGCACAAGCACGGTATGCAGGCGACGTTCATGGCCAAGCCATTCGATAACCTGGCCGGCACCGGCATGCACATGCACGTCAGTCTGGCGGATGGCGCGGGACGCAATCTGTTCGCTTCCGAAAACCCGGCCGGCACACCCCTGCTGCGCACGGCGATTGGCGGCATGCTCGCCTCCTTGCTCGATTCGTTGCTGCTGTTCTGCCCGAACGCCAACTCCTACCGGCGCTTTCAGGCCAACAGCTATGCGCCGCTGGCGCCGACCTGGGGTGTCGACAACCGCACCGTGAGCCTGCGCGTACCGGGCGGCCCGGCCAACACCCGGCACATCGAACACCGCATTTGCGGCGCCGACGCCAACCCGTATCTGGCAGCGGCGGCGATCCTTGCCGGTATCCATCGCGGCATTCGCGAAGACCTCGATCCGGGGGCGCCGGTTGAAGGCAATGGCTATGCGCAGGCCAAGGAATTGCTGCCGACCGATTGGCTGACGTCGCTGCAGGCGCTGGAGAATTCGGTGTGGGCACGGGATGCCTTGGGCCAGGAATTTCTCGGGGTGTATCTGGCGGTGAAACGTGCCGAGTACCGGCAGTTCATGGCGGAGGTGGGTGAGCAGGATTGGCGCTGGTATCTCACCGAGGCTTAA
- a CDS encoding DeoR/GlpR family DNA-binding transcription regulator: MHDHSAAELPSLRRQKILLLLERDGKVMASELSQHFAVSEDTIRRDLAELDNAGLVQRVHGGALPRPKDSGKDYFTRLDETDEVKIRLAQRAAQAVEDGQIVLFDSGSTTLQVARSLRADISITAVTASPMTAIALSEFKGVKVILAGGQLNPRTMAAGGHEALRLLAGIRADLAITGVCAIHPEVGITSLHFDEVPVKQSMLEGAARVIAVTTADKLGAVEPFVVAPCTRLHTLITEQHVASGSVEDYRRLGIVVEQLSD; this comes from the coding sequence GCGCCGACAGAAAATCCTTTTACTCCTCGAACGTGATGGCAAAGTCATGGCCTCCGAATTGAGCCAACATTTTGCGGTGTCCGAAGACACCATCCGCCGTGACCTCGCTGAACTGGACAACGCCGGGCTGGTGCAACGCGTGCACGGTGGGGCGTTGCCGCGCCCGAAAGATTCCGGCAAGGATTACTTCACCCGGCTGGACGAGACGGATGAGGTGAAAATTCGCCTGGCGCAACGGGCGGCGCAGGCGGTTGAGGACGGTCAGATTGTGCTGTTCGATTCCGGCTCGACGACGTTGCAGGTGGCGCGCTCGTTGCGTGCCGATATCAGCATCACGGCGGTTACCGCTTCACCGATGACGGCGATTGCCTTGTCCGAGTTCAAGGGTGTGAAAGTGATTCTTGCCGGTGGGCAATTGAACCCGCGAACGATGGCGGCGGGTGGGCATGAGGCTCTGCGGTTATTGGCCGGGATCAGGGCGGATCTGGCGATTACCGGCGTCTGTGCGATTCATCCGGAAGTGGGCATCACCTCGCTGCATTTCGACGAGGTACCGGTGAAGCAGTCGATGCTGGAGGGCGCGGCGCGGGTGATTGCGGTGACCACAGCGGACAAGCTGGGGGCGGTGGAGCCGTTTGTGGTGGCGCCGTGCACTCGCCTGCATACGCTGATTACCGAGCAGCATGTGGCGTCGGGGAGTGTCGAGGATTACCGGCGGTTGGGGATTGTGGTCGAGCAGCTGTCGGATTGA